In one Notolabrus celidotus isolate fNotCel1 chromosome 1, fNotCel1.pri, whole genome shotgun sequence genomic region, the following are encoded:
- the padi2 gene encoding LOW QUALITY PROTEIN: protein-arginine deiminase type-2 (The sequence of the model RefSeq protein was modified relative to this genomic sequence to represent the inferred CDS: inserted 1 base in 1 codon; deleted 1 base in 1 codon; substituted 1 base at 1 genomic stop codon): protein MTRHRTLRVDVDKVISVVYVVGSELSVNMDRSAPPKSKFYSVKCSSNVNYSINPPPKEKLHLSPLPLHENQVLLITMDHASQQENESKLSVWYYGEKNMVLGRAILHLTAVEISLDVDADRDGIVEKDNPNKASWKWGENGHGAILLVNCDSERRYLKQPDLKNDSVSRVSDLKDMSRMVLRTRGPDKLPEGYKLTMHMSKSHAESVRVFRAKTAGAASSGPASVFYRAFLESYPLVLSSEVLSEQVPYQGGNTELTFYVEGLRFPDKDFNGYVSINLSLLEPIGSNVPDTPIFTDRVMFRVAPWIMTPNTLQPIEMFVCRTGDNYTMLDDLKIFAKKSGCEMKICPVYVNRGDRWIQDEMEFGYIDSPHHQFPVVLDSPRLGVLGDFPYDQLLGPDFGYVTRKPEKKEVTSLDSFGNLEVSPPVTVNGKKYPFGRIIIGVAFPTAETGRNMTQVIQDFLWAQKVQEPVALFSDWLLVGHVDEFMTFVPAPDRKGFRLLLASPDASYKLFKGLQNDGYGQAKMFEDVEGGTPISVDEILADKELQTENNYVQSCIDWNRDVLKRELGLEDADIIDLPILFKLLKKKKGIKALAFYPDMVTXSSWGKNLAVPKPFGPKEGGRCALETEMSSLMEGLGLNCTFIDNFATYHKLLGELHCGTNVXRKPFAEKWWNVKI from the exons ATGACTCGACACCGTACTCTCAGAGTGGACGTTGACAAAGTTATCAGCGTTGTGTATGTGGTCGGCTCGGAACTAAGCGTGAACATGGACAG gAGTGCCCCGCCCAAATCCAAGTTCTACTCTGTGAAATGCAGCTCCAATGTTAATTACAGCATCAACCCCCCGCCTAAGGAGAAGTTGCACCtgtctcccctccccctccatgAAAACCAAGTGCTCCTCATCACCATGGACCACGCCAGTCAACAGGAAAATGAAAGCAAG CTCTCCGTTTGGTACTATGGGGAGAAAAATATGGTGCTGGGGAGAGCAATCCTGCACCTGACAGCTGTTG AGATCTCTCTGGATGTGGATGCTGACAGAGACGGCATAGTGGAAAAAGACAACCCTAACAAG GCCTCCTGGAAATGGGGTGAAAACGGTCATGGAGCCATCCTATTGGTCAACTGCGACTCTGAGCGGAGATACTTAAAGCAACCAGACCTCAAGAATGACTCTGTCTCCAGAGTGTCAG ATCTAAAAGACATGTCACGCATGGTTCTAAGGACCAGAGGCCCTGACAAGCTCCCGGAGGGCTACAAGCTCACCATGCACATGTCCAAGAGCCATGCAGAGAGTGTCAGAGTCTTCAGGGCCAAAACTGCTGGAGCTGCTTCGAGCGGCCCGG CGAGTGTCTTCTACAGGGCCTTTCTGGAAAGCTATCCCCTGGTTCTCAGCAGTGAGGTTTTGTCTGAGCAGGTGCCTTACCAAGGAGGCAATACAGAGCTGACCTTTTACGTGGAGGGTCTCAGGTTTCCGGACAAAGACTTCAATGGATACGTCAGCATCAACCTCAGTCTGTTGGAGCCCATCGGGAGT AATGTCCCTGATACGCCTATTTTCACAGACCGAGTCATGTTCAGAGTGGCTCCATGGATCATGACACCTAATACCCTCCAGCCCATCGAGATGTTTGTCTGCAG GACCGGTGATAATTACACAATGCtggatgatttaaaaatatttgctAAAAAGAGCGGGTGCGAGATGAAGATTTGCCCCGTATATGTGAACAGAGGAGATCGCTGGATCCAG GATGAGATGGAGTTTGGTTACATCGACTCCCCTCATCACCAGTTTCCTGTTGTTCTGGATTCTCCTCGACTTGGAGTGCTGGGTGACTTTCCATATGATCAGCTACTG GGCCCTGACTTTGGCTATGTTACAAGAAAGCCCGAGAAAAAAGAAGTGACCAGTCTGGACTCTTTCGGTAATCTGGAGGTCAGTCCCCCTGTCACCGTGAATGGAAAAAAATACCCTTTTGGCAGAATCATCATTGGAGTGGCCTTTCCTAC GGCAGAGACTGGTCGGAACATGACCCAAGTTATTCAGGACTTCTTGTGGGCTCAAAAGGTTCAGGAGCCGGTGGCTTTATTTTCTGACTGGCTCCTCGTTGGACACGTAGATGAGTTCATGACCTTTGTTCCTGCACCTGACAGAAag GGGTTTCGGCTGCTGCTGGCCAGCCCTGACGCCAGCTACAAACTCTTCAAAGGCCTACAGAATGATGGATATGGACAAGCCAAAATGTTTGAGG ACGTGGAAGGTGGGACACCCATTTCAGTGGATGAGATACTTGCTGACAAGGAGCTTCAAACTGAAAACAACTACGTGCAG AGCTGCATCGACTGGAACAGAGACGTTCTGAAGAGAGAGCTGGGCTTGGAGGATGCTGATATTATCGATCTGCCGATCCTCTTCAAGCTattgaagaaaaagaaggggaTAAAAGCACTGGCCTTCTATCCTGACATG GTGACATGATCGTCTTGGGGAAAAAACCTCGCCGTCCCAAAGCCTTTTGGACCCAAG GAGGGGGGGCGCTGTGCTCTGGAGACTGAGATGAGCTCCCTGATGGAGGGCCTGGGGCTCAATTGCACGTTCATCGACAACTTTGCCACCTACCACAAACTGCTGGGAGAGTTGCACTGTGGCACCAACG GCAGGAAACCGTTCGCAGAGAAGTGGTGGAACGTGAAGATTTGA